The DNA window TGTTGAATGGTGTTATCCAGCCGTGAAAACAGCTGATTGAGTGCATTGGTGACCGCCACCATTTCCTGGCTGTCGCTGGTGATTGGCAGCGGCGTCAGGTTATCGGCAGAGCGCTTTTCCAGCCGCTGCTGCAATTGGTTGAGCGGGCGGATGATCCAACTGATGGCCCAAAACGACGCCAGCAGCGTGACGACCATCATGATCAGCGAAGGCGCCAGCAGCGACGCGATGGCCTCGGCGATCTCGGTATCGACGCGTTCGGTACGCACTTTGGCGGACAGGGTTTCGTCCACCAGGAAGCTGATCTGCTCCTGGCTTTCGTGCCACAGCCAAAAGGCGCTGATGAGTTGCGTGACCAGCAGGATCAGCGCCAGCATCAGCAGCAGGCGGCGGCGCATGCTGATCATGACGAGGGTTCCAGGCGGTAGCCGATGCCGCGCACGGTGCGGATGCGATCCTTGCCCAGTTTGCGGCGCAGGTTGTGGATGTGCACTTCCAGCGTGTTGGAACCCAAGTCGTCCTGCCAGGTGTAGAGGTCCTGTTGCAGGAGTTCGCGGTTGACCGTTTGGCCGGCACGCATGATAAGACGCGCCAGAATGGCGAACTCTTTCGGCGTGACCTCCACCGGCTGCTGCTGCAGATAGACCTGCTGGCTGGAGAGGTTCAACTGCAGGTCATCCACCTGCATCAGATTGTCGCTGTGGCCCTGGTAGCGCCGCAGGAGGGCGCGCACGCGCGCCTGCAATTCGACCAGCGCGAAGGGTTTGACCAGGTAGTCATCGGCGCCGGCATCCAGCCCGTCGACGCGGTCTTCCAGCGCATCGCGGGCGGTCAGGATCAGCACCGGCAGATCGATCTGCTGGCGGCGCCACTGACGCAGCAGCGCGGCGCCGTCCATGTCCGGCAGGCCGAGATCCAGGATCACCATGCTGTATTGGCTGGTGATGAGCAGGCTGTTGGCCTCCGCCGCCGTGGCGGCGCAGTCGCAGACGTAGCCTTCGCCGGTCAGCGCCAGCGCCAGCCCCTGTTGCAGCAGTTCATCATCCTCAACGACCAGCAGCTTCATGGCGATCCTCAGTTGTTTTGGTAAATATCCCGATACAGGCGGCTTTCGAAGCGTACCAGCGGTGCGCGGCGCTGTTTCTGATCTTCCGGCGGTACGGCGTAACCGGAAAGATACTGCACGAACGCCATGCGCTGGCCGCTGGCGGTGGTGATGAAGCCCGCCAGGTTGTACACGCCCTGCAGCGCGCCGGTTTTGGCCGACACTTTGCCGTCGACGCCGGCTTCGTGCAGGCCGCCGCGGTAGCGCAAGGTGCCGTCATAGCCGGACAGCGGCAGCATCGAGATGAAGTTCAGCTCGTTGTCGTGCTGCGCGATGTACTGTAACGCTTGCATCATGGTCGCCGGCGCCAGCAGGTTGTGGCGCGACAGGCCGGAACCGTCGGCGATGATGGTATTGCCCAGATCGATGCCGGCCTTCTGGCGCAGCACCTGCCGCACCGCATCGGAACCCGCTCGCCAGGTGCCCGGTACGCCGAAGCGTTCGTGGCCGATGGTGCGGAAGACGGTATCGGCGATCATGTTGTCCGATTTCTTCAGCATAATCTTCAACAGATCGTGCAGTGGCGCCGACTGGGTTTGCGCGATCACCGTGCCGGTGATGCCAGGGCGCGTCTGGCGTTTCAAATGCCCGTCGATCTGGATACCGGCCTGCGTCAGTTCGTCTTTCAAGATGGCGCCCGCATAGCTGGCGCCGTCCTGGATGGCGAAGGCCAGCGGCAGCGGTTCGCTGCGCTGCGTCAGGCAGCCGGTCAGGGTAAAGCGGTTCAGCTCGCCCGGCACCACGTCCAGCTCGCAGTACTGCGCGTCTGCAGAGCCGCGCGCCAGGGTGCGCACCTGGCTAAACATATTGACGGGATAATAGGAGGCGACGCGGATAAACGCCATGTCGCCCGGATTCGGCGCGCTGTAGAGCGAGACCGAGAAACAGTTGCGATCGACGATGGCGGCGGCCGGCGGTGCGCTGAAGCACTGCGTTAGATCGTTCCACGGCCAGCCGGGCGCCTTGTCATGGCTGGCGAAGACCGAGGTGTCGACCAGCACGTCGCCGCTGATTTGGCGCACGCCCTGTTTCTTCAGGACGGCCACCATATTGCGCAGGCTCTGGCGTTTGAAGGTCGGATCGCCGCTGAAGCGGGCGATCAGGTTGCCGCGCAGCACGCCGTCGCGGATATCGCCCTGGCTCTCCAGCGTGGTGGTGAAACGGTAATCGGGCCCGAGTTGCAGCAATGCCGCCAGCGCCGTCAGCACTTTTTGGGTACTGGCCGGCAGCGCCATCTGCTGAGAGTGATAATCGATCGTCGGCGCGCCGGCACCGATTTTCTGAACGACCAGGGCAAGGTTGGCCCCATCAGGCAGATATTGTGTGTACTCTTCAACCGGGGCCGCATTCGCATTCAGAACAAATGCGCAAGCCAATGCACTGACAATTCGTGAAAAACGCATAATCTCGGGATAACAGCTGGATAACGTGCCGTCATACTACGGTGCAATCAGGGAAAAAGTAAACGATGACCCTCAAGGAACTCTAGGCTAAAATGCGTATCAAAATGCAAAACCAATCTTGGCTTGGGCCTCGTTCCGAGTCAGGTTTCTTTTGTTTGTCGCCTGGAGGCGGGTGGCGGTATGCCAACCGTGTTTTCATACGAATACGTCAGGATGACGGTTATTTGAACAGGAAAGATTTAGAGGTATTTATACGATGAACCAAATTCCGATGACCTTGTTTGGCGCTGAAAAACTGCGCGAAGAGCTCGAATATCTGAAAAGCGTGCGCCGCCCGAAAATCATTGCGGATATCGCTGACGCCCGTGAGCACGGCGATTTGAAAGAGAATGCCGAGTACCACGCCGCCCGCGAACAGCAGGGTTTCTGCGAAGGCCGCATTCAGGAAATCGAAGCCAAGCTGTCCAATGCTCAGGTGATCGATATCACCAAGATGCCGAACACCGGCCGAGTGATCTTCGGAGCCACCGTATCGGTGATGAATCTGGACAGTGAAGAAGAAGTGACTTACCGCATCGTTGGTGACGATGAGGCCGATTTCAAGAAAAATCTGATTTCGGTAAACTCACCGATGGCGCGCGGCCTGATCGGCAAAGAGCAAGACGACGTAGTGGTGATCAAAACCCCCGGCGGCGACGTTGAGTATGAGATCCTGAAGGTCGAGTATCTCTGATCGAGGCCGTTGGTCACTAATGCGCCAACGTTTTGTAAAGATAGGAAAAAGGCCGCGAGCGGCCTTTTATCTTGGTCAGGCGCATGGCACCTTTTCGTTAACCTGATGGTTATTAACGCGGTAGACTGATCTTGCGCTCTTTCGACGGGCGGTAAAGAATAAGCGTACTGCCGATAACTTGCACATTGCAGGCACCCGTTTCACGCACGATAGCATCGGCGATCAGGGTTTTGGTTTCGCGATCTTCAGCGGCGATTTTTACCTTGATCAGCTCATGATGCTCCAGAGCCTGTTCAATTTCAGCCAGCACCCCTTCGGTAAGACCGTTATTGCCCAGCATCACCACCGGTTTTAACGGATGCGCCAGGCCTTTCAGGTGCTGTTTTTGTTTATTATTCAGATTCATTGTCTTTTTTGCTTAAGTTGGGATTGAAAACGGTACATTCTACCGCCATCTCATGTATATCACCAAATCGGTCTTCACCGGTGTGAGTCTACGTGAGCAGCGACCCTGACATAAGACTCTTTTTATGATAGTTGGAAAACGAGATGGCTAATAAAAAGCGTTCGGCTAGCTCCAGTCGCTGGTTACAAGAACACTTTAGCGATAAATATGTACAGCAGGCGCAGAAAAAGGGACTGCGTTCCCGTGCCTGGTTTAAACTTGATGAAATACAGCAGAGCGACAAACTGTTCAAACCGGGCATGACCGTGGTTGATCTCGGTGCCGCGCCGGGTGGCTGGTCGCAGTATGTGGTCACCCAAATCGGCGGTACCGGGCGTATCATCGCCTGTGATATTTTGCCAATGGATCCTATCGTTGGCGTCGATTTCCTTCAGGGCGATTTTCGTGATGAACTGGTGCTGAAGGCGCTGTTGGAACGAGTAGGCGAGAGTAAGGTTCAGGTGGTCATGTCCGATATGGCCCCGAATATGAGTGGCACCCCGGCGGTCGATATTCCAAGGTCGATGTATCTGGTGGAGTTGGCGCTGGATATGTGTCGTGATGTCCTCGCACCAGGTGGAAGTTTCCTGGTGAAGGTGTTCCAGGGAGATGGCTTTGACGAGTACCTACGGGAAATTCGCTCCCTGTTTACGAAGGTTAAGATTCGTAAGCCAGACGCTTCCCGCGCTCGTTCGCGCGAAGTGTACATTGTAGCGACAGGGCGCAAACTGTAGTACCCTAACGCTGTTTGTTAACACAGTTGTAAGATGAGGTTAATCCCTTGAGTGACATGGCGAAAAACCTAATTCTCTGGTTAGTCATCGCGGTAGTGTTGATGTCTGTATTCCAGAGCTTTGGGCCCAGCGAGTCGAATGGCCGTAGGGTGGATTACTCTACCTTCATGTCCGAACTGACCCAAGATCAGGTTCGCGAAGCGCGAATCAACGGACGTGAAATTAACGTTACCAAGAAAGACAGTAACAAATACACGACCTACATCCCTGTCAACGATCCTAAGTTGCTGGATACGTTGTTAACGAAGAATGTGAAAGTTGTCGGCGAGCCGCCTGAAGAGCCGAGCCTGCTGGCTTCTATCTTTATCTCTTGGTTCCCGATGCTGTTGCTGATCGGGGTCTGGATCTTCTTTATGCGGCAAATGCAGGGCGGCGGCGGCAAGGGCGCGATGTCCTTCGGCAAGAGCAAGGCCCGCATGCTGACGGAAGACCAGATCAAGACCACTTTCGCCGATGTCGCCGGTTGTGACGAAGCGAAAGAAGAGGTGAGCGAACTGGTGGAATACCTGCGCGAGCCGAGCCGTTTCCAGAAATTGGGCGGCAAGATCCCGAAAGGCGTGTTGATGGTTGGCCCGCCGGGGACCGGTAAAACGCTGTTGGCGAAAGCGATCGCCGGCGAAGCGAAGGTACCGTTCTTCACCATTTCCGGTTCCGACTTCGTCGAAATGTTCGTCGGCGTGGGTGCATCCCGCGTGCGCGACATGTTCGAACAAGCGAAGAAAGCCGCGCCGTGCATCATCTTCATCGATGAAATCGACGCCGTCGGCCGCCAGCGTGGCGCCGGCCTGGGTGGCGGTCACGATGAGCGCGAGCAGACTCTGAACCAGATGCTGGTTGAGATGGACGGTTTCGAAGGCAACGAGGGCATCATCGTCATCGCGGCTACCAACCGTCCGGACGTGCTTGACCCGGCGCTGCTGCGCCCGGGCCGTTTCGACCGTCAGGTCGTGGTCGGGCTGCCGGATGTGCGTGGCCGTGAGCAGATCCTGAAGGTGCACATGCGCCGCGTGCCGTTAGCCGCAGACATCGACGCCTCCGTCATTGCGCGCGGTACGCCGGGCTTCTCCGGTGCTGACCTGGCTAACCTGGTCAACGAAGCGGCGCTGTTCGCCGCCCGTGGCAATAAGCGCGTGGTGTCGATGGTGGAGTTCGAGAAAGCCAAAGACAAGATCATGATGGGTGCGGAACGCCGCTCCATGGTGATGACCGAAGCGCAGAAAGAGTCGACCGCGTATCACGAAGCGGGCCACGCCATCATTGGCCGCCTGGTTCCCGAACACGATCCGGTACACAAGGTGACGATCATTCCTCGTGGCCGTGCGCTCGGCGTGACCTTCTTCCTGCCGGAAGGGGATGCGATCAGCGCCAGCCGTCAGAAGCTGGAGAGCCAAATCTCCACCCTGTACGGCGGCCGTCTGGCGGAAGAGATCATCTACGGGCCGGAAAAAGTCTCTACCGGTGCGTCGAACGACATCAAAGTGGCGACCTCCATCGCCCGCAACATGGTGACCCAGTGGGGCTTCTCCGAGAAGCTGGGTCCGCTGCTGTATGCGGAAGAAGAGGGCGAAGTGTTCCTGGGCCGTTCCGTGGCCAAGGCGAAGCACATGTCGGATGAAACCGCGCGTATTATCGACCAGGAAGTGAAGTCGCTGATCGAGCGTAACTACACGCGTGCTCGCTCGCTGTTGATGGAAAACATGGACATCCTGCACTCGATGAAGGATGCGCTGATGAAGTATGAAACCATCGATGCGCCGCAGATCGACGATCTGATGAACCGCAAAGACGTGCGTCCGCCGGCGGGCTGGGACGATGCGAACAAAGGCAACAGCTCTGACAACGGTGGCACCCCGAAAGCCCCGACGCCGGTAGATGAGCCTCGCACCCCAACGCCGGGCAACACCATGTCCGAACAGCTCGACAAGTAACAGCGGCTGTGTAATAACATCAAACCCCGGCATGCCGGGGTTTTTTTTTGCCCGGCGGGCAGTGAACCAGGCAACAGTAAGGTGGACCAACCATGCAGTTAACCGTGCGCGACATGACGCTCAATCTCTCCCATCCGCAGGTGATGGGTATCCTCAACGTGACGCCGGATTCGTTTTCCGACGGCGGCCGCCACAACACCCTGAACCAGGCACTGGTGCATGCGCATGCGCTGATTTCGGCCGGCGCCACGATGATCGATATCGGCGGTGAATCGACAAGACCGGGGGCGGCGGAAGTGAGCGAAGAGGAGGAACTTGAGCGGGTCGTGCCGGTGGTGGAAGCGCTGGCGCAGCGTTTTGAAGTCTTTATCTCTGTCGATACCTCGAAAGCGGGCGTGATCCGCGAATCGGCGCACGCCGGCGCACATCTGATCAACGACATTCGTTCGCTGCAGGAGCCGGGTGCCCTGGCGGCGGCGGTGGAAAGCGAGCTGCCGGTCTGTCTGATGCATATGCAAGGGCAGCCGCGCACCATGCAACAGG is part of the Serratia marcescens genome and encodes:
- the pmrA gene encoding two-component system response regulator PmrA, which codes for MKLLVVEDDELLQQGLALALTGEGYVCDCAATAAEANSLLITSQYSMVILDLGLPDMDGAALLRQWRRQQIDLPVLILTARDALEDRVDGLDAGADDYLVKPFALVELQARVRALLRRYQGHSDNLMQVDDLQLNLSSQQVYLQQQPVEVTPKEFAILARLIMRAGQTVNRELLQQDLYTWQDDLGSNTLEVHIHNLRRKLGKDRIRTVRGIGYRLEPSS
- the dacB gene encoding serine-type D-Ala-D-Ala carboxypeptidase codes for the protein MRFSRIVSALACAFVLNANAAPVEEYTQYLPDGANLALVVQKIGAGAPTIDYHSQQMALPASTQKVLTALAALLQLGPDYRFTTTLESQGDIRDGVLRGNLIARFSGDPTFKRQSLRNMVAVLKKQGVRQISGDVLVDTSVFASHDKAPGWPWNDLTQCFSAPPAAAIVDRNCFSVSLYSAPNPGDMAFIRVASYYPVNMFSQVRTLARGSADAQYCELDVVPGELNRFTLTGCLTQRSEPLPLAFAIQDGASYAGAILKDELTQAGIQIDGHLKRQTRPGITGTVIAQTQSAPLHDLLKIMLKKSDNMIADTVFRTIGHERFGVPGTWRAGSDAVRQVLRQKAGIDLGNTIIADGSGLSRHNLLAPATMMQALQYIAQHDNELNFISMLPLSGYDGTLRYRGGLHEAGVDGKVSAKTGALQGVYNLAGFITTASGQRMAFVQYLSGYAVPPEDQKQRRAPLVRFESRLYRDIYQNN
- the greA gene encoding transcription elongation factor GreA, whose translation is MNQIPMTLFGAEKLREELEYLKSVRRPKIIADIADAREHGDLKENAEYHAAREQQGFCEGRIQEIEAKLSNAQVIDITKMPNTGRVIFGATVSVMNLDSEEEVTYRIVGDDEADFKKNLISVNSPMARGLIGKEQDDVVVIKTPGGDVEYEILKVEYL
- the yhbY gene encoding ribosome assembly RNA-binding protein YhbY → MNLNNKQKQHLKGLAHPLKPVVMLGNNGLTEGVLAEIEQALEHHELIKVKIAAEDRETKTLIADAIVRETGACNVQVIGSTLILYRPSKERKISLPR
- the rlmE gene encoding 23S rRNA (uridine(2552)-2'-O)-methyltransferase RlmE, with the protein product MANKKRSASSSRWLQEHFSDKYVQQAQKKGLRSRAWFKLDEIQQSDKLFKPGMTVVDLGAAPGGWSQYVVTQIGGTGRIIACDILPMDPIVGVDFLQGDFRDELVLKALLERVGESKVQVVMSDMAPNMSGTPAVDIPRSMYLVELALDMCRDVLAPGGSFLVKVFQGDGFDEYLREIRSLFTKVKIRKPDASRARSREVYIVATGRKL
- the ftsH gene encoding ATP-dependent zinc metalloprotease FtsH, which codes for MAKNLILWLVIAVVLMSVFQSFGPSESNGRRVDYSTFMSELTQDQVREARINGREINVTKKDSNKYTTYIPVNDPKLLDTLLTKNVKVVGEPPEEPSLLASIFISWFPMLLLIGVWIFFMRQMQGGGGKGAMSFGKSKARMLTEDQIKTTFADVAGCDEAKEEVSELVEYLREPSRFQKLGGKIPKGVLMVGPPGTGKTLLAKAIAGEAKVPFFTISGSDFVEMFVGVGASRVRDMFEQAKKAAPCIIFIDEIDAVGRQRGAGLGGGHDEREQTLNQMLVEMDGFEGNEGIIVIAATNRPDVLDPALLRPGRFDRQVVVGLPDVRGREQILKVHMRRVPLAADIDASVIARGTPGFSGADLANLVNEAALFAARGNKRVVSMVEFEKAKDKIMMGAERRSMVMTEAQKESTAYHEAGHAIIGRLVPEHDPVHKVTIIPRGRALGVTFFLPEGDAISASRQKLESQISTLYGGRLAEEIIYGPEKVSTGASNDIKVATSIARNMVTQWGFSEKLGPLLYAEEEGEVFLGRSVAKAKHMSDETARIIDQEVKSLIERNYTRARSLLMENMDILHSMKDALMKYETIDAPQIDDLMNRKDVRPPAGWDDANKGNSSDNGGTPKAPTPVDEPRTPTPGNTMSEQLDK
- the folP gene encoding dihydropteroate synthase; protein product: MQLTVRDMTLNLSHPQVMGILNVTPDSFSDGGRHNTLNQALVHAHALISAGATMIDIGGESTRPGAAEVSEEEELERVVPVVEALAQRFEVFISVDTSKAGVIRESAHAGAHLINDIRSLQEPGALAAAVESELPVCLMHMQGQPRTMQQAPHYDDLIADVQAFFEHHIRRCNEAGITNQKLLLDPGFGFGKNLAHNYQLLARLSEFHRFGLPLLVGMSRKSMVGQLLNVPPDQRVIGSVACAVIAAMQGAQIVRVHDVKETVEAMRVVEATLSAKGQ